TTTCAAAAATCTGTCATATGAAAGGACATAGGGAAGCTGATAATGAAATGTATTATCGAGCGATATCCTTGTTTTCTTCTAAGAAAAAAGTTAAGATTCTTGAACTTGGTTGTGCGGGAGAAGAGTCTATTAAGAAAATTCGTATGTTGTTTCCACATGCTGAAATTCATGGTGTTGAATACGAGGGGTGGCGTGGAAAGTTTGAAAAATTTCCGGAACTTGAATCATTGCATTTCCTTGATTTGAATAAGGATGACTTTCCATTCGAGCACGAATCATTTGACTTTATTTTTTGTAATCAAGTTCTTGAACACATCTATGAAATTGATGCTGCACTTGAAAAAATTTATTCTATTCTCAAGAAGAACGGCTATTTTATTTGCGGAACTCCAAACCTTGCAGCAGTTCACGAAAGAATATCCCTCCTTTTTGGGTTCAATCCTTCTACGTGGCACACAGCTAATATCCAGTTGGGTCTACGATATCCTGCCTCAACGAACCATAGGACTCACTGTAATGGTTTTACTATAACTGGTCTAAAGAGGTTGCTTAAATATCACCGGTTTAAACCGCAAAAATATCTAGTTTCTGAAGTCTACTTGGGCAAGAATTTTTACATCCCTTTCTTTTCAAAGCTTTTTAAGGGTTTTGCACTTAGTCAATGCTGGATTTCGCAGAAGTAGGAAAATTTAGATAA
Above is a window of Candidatus Woesearchaeota archaeon DNA encoding:
- a CDS encoding class I SAM-dependent methyltransferase, with product MKGHREADNEMYYRAISLFSSKKKVKILELGCAGEESIKKIRMLFPHAEIHGVEYEGWRGKFEKFPELESLHFLDLNKDDFPFEHESFDFIFCNQVLEHIYEIDAALEKIYSILKKNGYFICGTPNLAAVHERISLLFGFNPSTWHTANIQLGLRYPASTNHRTHCNGFTITGLKRLLKYHRFKPQKYLVSEVYLGKNFYIPFFSKLFKGFALSQCWISQK